A single genomic interval of Aureliella helgolandensis harbors:
- a CDS encoding BON domain-containing protein yields the protein MVLGKPVPDKTLLRSVTQKISQRSGGSGSKVVASVNGGVVTLTGVLGQEYQRRPLLSSMSGISGVRRTVDQMTVAPPKKREQ from the coding sequence ATGGTACTCGGAAAACCTGTCCCAGATAAAACGCTGCTGAGAAGCGTCACTCAGAAGATTTCGCAACGCAGCGGAGGTTCCGGCAGCAAAGTTGTTGCGAGTGTAAACGGAGGGGTCGTTACCTTGACTGGTGTGCTCGGGCAAGAGTATCAGCGACGTCCGTTGTTGTCGTCGATGAGTGGGATTTCAGGCGTCCGCCGCACCGTTGATCAAATGACGGTCGCGCCTCCCAAAAAGCGAGAGCAGTAG